Proteins encoded in a region of the Candidatus Cloacimonadota bacterium genome:
- a CDS encoding CvpA family protein, with the protein MHLLDIIIGIFVLAFVFNGLRKGFIKSVLGLLGLIVIIILIIKIGNPVKIMLIRELGINEILAVALAYILIIFFITIVVKIIGWMLSKIMNILNAGCLDRILGMVFGFLNGVLIIAIVLILLDITPMRKSIRKFTNDSVAVQYIRKFTLIVDKNFPEANKFKVPIEKTIEDLDQKITDAVEEKTKK; encoded by the coding sequence GTTTTTAACGGGTTGCGAAAAGGTTTTATCAAAAGCGTTTTAGGGCTTTTAGGGCTTATCGTCATTATTATTCTCATCATCAAAATTGGAAATCCGGTCAAGATCATGCTGATCCGAGAGTTGGGAATAAATGAAATTCTGGCTGTTGCCTTAGCATATATTCTCATCATATTCTTTATCACTATTGTTGTAAAAATCATAGGTTGGATGCTCAGCAAAATCATGAACATCCTGAATGCCGGCTGTCTGGATCGCATTTTAGGAATGGTTTTCGGTTTTTTGAACGGAGTTCTCATAATTGCTATCGTGCTAATTTTACTCGATATAACTCCCATGCGGAAAAGTATTCGCAAATTTACGAATGATTCAGTTGCTGTTCAATATATTCGTAAATTCACTTTGATTGTAGATAAAAACTTTCCCGAAGCAAATAAATTCAAGGTTCCCATCGAAAAAACCATCGAAGATTTAGATCAGAAAATAACCGATGCAGTTGAGGAAAAAACCAAGAAATAA